The following are encoded together in the Hemicordylus capensis ecotype Gifberg chromosome 4, rHemCap1.1.pri, whole genome shotgun sequence genome:
- the LOC128323488 gene encoding uncharacterized protein LOC128323488 isoform X2, whose amino-acid sequence MLHHVLGDPLGEEPNEANLVPGPLPGLHVPTNILGKELNEETSMLGSLPEPRVPTDILEEELNEETSMPGSLPEPHVPTDILEQELNEEMSVPRSLPEARIHIDILEGELNEATSVPGSLPASHDVPEGPAACLCPPGSGSSLSSASLEVGSIPPSTSTSSFLLHPSSPPPPSPHPLELELSNVKKTLQSLMDLQFHQLNDRQRDLRICEECLQNLKALRGELRRLQSRLASVEATIGILVPPRELDVEEEKEEDKNQTVLHP is encoded by the exons ATGTTGCACCATGTTCTGGGGGACCCTCtgggggaagagcccaatgaGGCAAACTTGGTGCCAGGACCCCTTCCAGGACTTCATGTCCCCACTaacattctggggaaagagctcaatgaggaaacctcaatgctaggatcccttccagaacctcgcgtccccacagatattctggaggaagagctcaatgaggaaacgtcgatgccaggatcccttccagaacctcacgtccccactgatattctggagcaagagctcaatgaggaaatgtcagtgccaagatcccttccagaAGCTCGCATCCACATTGATATTCTGGAGGGAGAACTCAATGAGGCAACttcagtgccaggatcccttccagcTTCTCATG atgttcctgaagGCCCTGCTGCCTGTCTTTGCCCCCCTGGGTCCGGTTCATCATTATCTTCTGCTTCGCTGGAAGttggctccatcccaccctccacctccacctcttctttcctcctgcatccctcttcccctcctcctccttccccacatccTCTAGAGCTGGAACTCAGCAATGTAAAAAAAACGCTGcagagtttgatggatttgcagttccATCAGCTGAATGACC gccaaagagacctccgcaTCTGCGAGGAATGTTTGCAAAacctcaaggcactgaggggagaGCTCcgaagactgcagagcagactggCAAGTGTGGAAGCCACTATTGGGatcctggttcctccaagggagctggatgttgaggaggaaaaagaggaagacAAAAACCAGACAGTGCTTCATCCAtag
- the LOC128323488 gene encoding uncharacterized protein LOC128323488 isoform X1, with amino-acid sequence MLHHVLGDPLGEEPNEANLVPGPLPGLHVPTNILGKELNEETSMLGSLPEPRVPTDILEEELNEETSMPGSLPEPHVPTDILEQELNEEMSVPRSLPEARIHIDILEGELNEATSVPGSLPASHGEQCGQVMARVVVCQHLRLTTCCFFSLADVPEGPAACLCPPGSGSSLSSASLEVGSIPPSTSTSSFLLHPSSPPPPSPHPLELELSNVKKTLQSLMDLQFHQLNDRQRDLRICEECLQNLKALRGELRRLQSRLASVEATIGILVPPRELDVEEEKEEDKNQTVLHP; translated from the exons ATGTTGCACCATGTTCTGGGGGACCCTCtgggggaagagcccaatgaGGCAAACTTGGTGCCAGGACCCCTTCCAGGACTTCATGTCCCCACTaacattctggggaaagagctcaatgaggaaacctcaatgctaggatcccttccagaacctcgcgtccccacagatattctggaggaagagctcaatgaggaaacgtcgatgccaggatcccttccagaacctcacgtccccactgatattctggagcaagagctcaatgaggaaatgtcagtgccaagatcccttccagaAGCTCGCATCCACATTGATATTCTGGAGGGAGAACTCAATGAGGCAACttcagtgccaggatcccttccagcTTCTCATGGTGAGCAGTGTGGGCAAGTGATGGCGCGTGTGGTAGTATGCCAGCATTTGCGGCTGACCACttgttgcttcttctctcttgcagatgttcctgaagGCCCTGCTGCCTGTCTTTGCCCCCCTGGGTCCGGTTCATCATTATCTTCTGCTTCGCTGGAAGttggctccatcccaccctccacctccacctcttctttcctcctgcatccctcttcccctcctcctccttccccacatccTCTAGAGCTGGAACTCAGCAATGTAAAAAAAACGCTGcagagtttgatggatttgcagttccATCAGCTGAATGACC gccaaagagacctccgcaTCTGCGAGGAATGTTTGCAAAacctcaaggcactgaggggagaGCTCcgaagactgcagagcagactggCAAGTGTGGAAGCCACTATTGGGatcctggttcctccaagggagctggatgttgaggaggaaaaagaggaagacAAAAACCAGACAGTGCTTCATCCAtag